In a genomic window of Lepisosteus oculatus isolate fLepOcu1 chromosome 5, fLepOcu1.hap2, whole genome shotgun sequence:
- the LOC102691472 gene encoding mesogenin-1-like — MDASLSQLLLHVDEPLFGCDALLEQICSVSDSGYYSATGSLSPASSIDSCCFSPPPPQPAARQEPRDLQLLLSTTAAPAQSPDPVQAKRRSRSKYPGKKRQSASEREKLRMRDLTKALHNLRTYLPPSVAPAGQTLTKIETLRLTIRYISHLSAQLGLSEEALAQRTQKDVSLSPSVPQDNMQISIQEDSDAIFQAEHVHMNSQFPVTSAEPSSTMQSWQPSSGHYSLTKGLSADYWSAPQQLLLPGACSL, encoded by the exons atggacgcctctctctcccagctcctgCTCCACGTGGACGAGCCACTCTTCGGCTGCGATGCTCTGCTGGAGCAAATCTGCTCCGTGTCGGACTCGGGCTACTACAGCGCTACCGGCAGCCTGTCCCCGGCCTCCTCCATCGACTCCTGCTGTTTCTCTCCCCCACCTCCGCAGCCTGCAGCGAGGCAGGAGCCCAGAgacctccagctcctcctgagcaCCACTGCTGCCCCGGCACAGAGTCCCGACCCTGTCCAGGCCAAGAGGAGATCCAGGTCAAAGTATCCTGGGAAGAAACGCCAGAGCGCCAGCGAGAGAGAGAAACTGAGGATGAGAGACCTGACCAAGGCCCTTCACAACCTCAGGACCTACCTGCCCCCTTCAGTGGCTCCGGCGGGACAGACCCTGACCAAGATCGAGACCCTGCGCCTCACCATCCGCTACATCTCCCACCTGTCGGCGCAGCTGGGGCTCAGCGAGGAGGCGCTGGCCCAGAGAACCCAGAAAGATGTATCCCTGTCTCCCTCTGTTCCACAGGACAACATGCAGATCAGCATCCAGGAGGACTCTGATGCCATATTTCAGGCAGAGCATGTTCATATGAATTCTCAATTTCCAGTGACATCAGCTGAGCCTTCAAGCACAATGCAGTCATGGCAG CCTTCCAGTGGTCATTACAGCCTGACCAAGGGCCTGTCTGCAGATTACTGGTCAGCACCACAGCAGCTGTTGCTACCTGGAGCCTGCAGTCTTTGA
- the LOC102691671 gene encoding mesoderm posterior protein 2-like, whose product MDASLSQLLLHGDEPLFGCDALLEQICSVSDSGYYSATGSLSPASSIDSCCFSPPPPQSAARQEPRDLQLLLSTTAAPAQSPDPVQAKRRSRSKYPGKKRQSASEREKLRMRDLTKALHNLRTYLPPSVAPAGQTLTKIETLRLTIRYISHLSAQLGLSEEGLAQRGELDTPGCLTAPAFPGCYQYSSMPAHWVPEEAQRSPQDNMQQFCIPESTGLNSKLDMDTGSPLSALCFQDMPSYQIYNDTGYIDTQPDTTFFL is encoded by the exons atggacgcctctctctcccagctcctgCTCCACGGGGACGAGCCACTCTTCGGCTGCGATGCTCTGCTGGAGCAAATCTGCTCCGTGTCGGACTCGGGCTACTACAGCGCTACCGGCAGCCTGTCCCCGGCCTCCTCCATCGACTCCTGCTGTTTCTCTCCCCCACCTCCGCAGTCTGCAGCGAGGCAGGAGCCCAGAgacctccagctcctcctgagcaCCACTGCTGCCCCGGCACAGAGTCCCGACCCTGTCCAGGCCAAGAGGAGATCCAGGTCAAAGTATCCTGGGAAGAAACGCCAGAGCGCCAGCGAGAGAGAGAAGCTGAGGATGAGAGACCTGACCAAGGCCCTTCACAACCTCAGGACCTACCTGCCCCCTTCAGTGGCTCCGGCGGGACAGACCCTGACCAAGATCGAGACCCTGCGCCTCACCATCCGCTACATCTCCCACCTGTCGGCGCAGCTGGGGCTCAGCGAGGAGGGGCTGGCCCAGAGAGGGGAGCTGGACACCCCAGGGTGCCTCACTGCCCCAGCCTTCCCCGGGTGCTACCAGTACAGCTCCATGCCAGCACACTGGGTGCCAGAGGAAGCACAGAGGTCTCCCCAAGACAATATGCAGCAGTTCTGCATACCTGAGTCCACAGGCCTGAATAGCAAACTCGACATGGACACAGGCTCACCCTTGTCAGCCCTCTGCTTTCAAGACATGCCGTCATATCAG ATCTACAATGACACAGGCTATATCGACACCCAGCCGGACACCACGTTCTTCTTATGA